The Aestuariibaculum lutulentum genome segment ATTCGGAAATCGTGAATATTTCATATTTGCAGCGAGCTACCGTGTAGCGCGTAAAGCCCGACCCGAAGGGTAACGCCAAAAATAGAAACAAAAAAAAGCCCAAGATCTTCACCTTGGGCTAACGCACTAATACTACTAAGATGTTAGGTTTTAACGCAATCGATCTACAGATTTTACGAGATCTTCATCCTTTTTGATGGCCTTATTGGCTAAAGCCAGAAATACGATAGAAATGATAGGAAGAAGCATCCCAATACCTTTCTCAGAAACGCTAGTTTCTCCAGATACATTTAGAGATTGATACACAAAAAATCCTAGTAAAATAAAGTTTAATATGATGTTAAGTCGCCCCAACATAAATTGAGACTTCCTGTTTTTATACTTAAATATGGTTACCAACGATAAAGCTGCCGAAGCTACAAACATAGCTAAGTACTTAATATCGTCTTTTGCATACACCACAACATCGTTATTTGTAACCCATAAATGGAATACAAATATTAGCCCTGCAGATACGCCTGCGGCGGCTAAAAGATATATAGATTGTATACGTTGTAACATGTGCTTTTTTAAAACTCGAAGGCAAAAATAATAGTTTCTTTTAAAATTTTACTACTAAAAATTAAAATAAAGTCGTATAATTGCATTAACAATTCTCAACAGCCGCATTAACAGGTTGTTAATTCTTCAGAATAAAATCATTTTTTTTTCAGAATTACTCAAAAGTTAAAATTCTTAAACGTATTATATTAAACATCAATGTTTGAAATTTCTCAATTAAACGAAAAAAAGCTCTCTGATTTACAGGAGATTGCTAAAAAATTGAACATTCCTAAGTATCGTTCATTAAAAAAAATGGATTTAGTATACCAGATACTAGACCATCAGGCTGCCGACCCAAAAGCAGTAAAAGCTGTCGTTGATTCTTCTGAAACAGCTGAACCAAAAACCAACGAAGCCCCAAAAAAAGAAGTAAAAAAACCAAGACAGCGTGTACAACGACCAAAACCGGCACCTGTAAAAAACGAAACTAAAACCGAAGTTGAGCAACCTACGGCTGAAACTTCAAAAACTGAGAGTCCGGCTCCGGCTCCGACTGAAGCTAAGCCTGAGGCTAAAAACGATAAGCCTGCGAAACCAAATAACCCGCAGCAAGATCGCCAGAAAGAGCACCAGCATAAACAGCAAAACCAGAAAAAGGACAATCAGCACAAACAAAATCAACACAAAAATCAAAAAAACAGAGATAACAACGGGAATACTGTTGATGCCGGTAACAAGGATAACAGAAACCGTTACCGCGAACCTGATTTTGAGTTTGATGCTATTATTGAGAGTGAGGGTGTTTTAGATATTATGCAGGATGGGTACGGATTTTTACGTTCATCGGATTACAACTACTTATCGTCTCCTGACGATATTTACGTATCGCAATCGCAAATTCGTTTATTCGGGTTAAAGAAAGGAGATACTGTTTTAGGAAATGTTAGACCACCTAAAGAAGGTGAAAAATATTTCCCGTTAATTAAAGTAAACCGCATAAATGGTCAGAAACCAGAAGTGGTAAGAGACCGTGTAGCTTTCGAACACTTAACGCCATTATTCCCTAAAGAGAAATTCAATATTGCTGAAAAGCAAAGTACGATTTCTACCAGAATTATGGACTTGTTCTCGCCTATTGGTAAAGGACAACGTGGTATGATTGTATCGCAACCTAAAACTGGTAAAACCATGTTACTTAAAGATGTGGCCAACGCCATTGCAGCTAACCACCCAGAAGTATATTTAATGATTTTACTTATTGATGAGCGTCCTGAGGAGGTTACCGATATGCAACGTAATGTACGTGGTGAGGTTATTTCGTCTACGTTTGATAAAGAAGCGCATGAACACGTAAAAATTGCCGACATCGTTCTTGAAAAAGCAAAGCGTTTGGTAGAATGTGGTCATGATGTGGTAATTCTTTTAGATTCTATTACGCGTTTAGCGCGTGCTTACAATACGGTACAACCAGCCTCTGGTAAAATATTAAGTGGTGGTGTTGATGCTAACGCTTTACATAAACCAAAACGTTTCTTTGGTGCGGCCAGAAATATTGAAAATGGTGGTTCGTTAACCATTATTGCTACGGCGTTAACAGAAACAGGTTCTAAAATGGACGAGGTAATCTTCGAAGAATTTAAAGGAACCGGTAACATGGAGCTACAGTTAGATAGAAAAATTGCTAACCGTAGAATTTTCCCTGCTATCGACCTGACGTCTTCAAGTACACGTCGCGACGATTTATTATTAGATGAAGCTACAATTCAACGTATGTGGGTAATGCGTAAGTATCTTGCCGATATGAACCCTGTTGAAGCGATGGAATTCATTAACGATCGTGTGAAACAAACCAGAAACAACGAAGAGTTTTTAATCTCAATGAACGGATAAAAACTTAAATTGATAATAAACAAAAAGCCTTTCTTTTCAGAAAGGCTTTTTTATGTTTTATAAAGAACTTTTAAATTAGAAATTGTTTAATGAATCTCTGTACGTCTTTAAATCGTTAATGTTAATTTTATTATCAAGATTTCTCATTAAAGAAATCACGTATTTTAAACTCTCTACCGGAGCATTCTCTACTTCAGCTTCTACTTCAAATTCATCGTCTTCATCTTCCGGCATAGGGATTAAGAATGATTCGTTTTCCTCAATATGCTCGTAAGTTAGTCTTAATACTTTTACAACTAAAGGAATTTGCTCTTCTAAGGCATAACCTCTTAATGTTTTAATATCATCAATTAACGTATCGGTATTGATTCCTGTTTGATCCAGATCACTTACAATCTTATCAATTAACTTTATTGCTGCTGTATTTTCCAAAGGGTACTATTAATAAAAATGAATAATTAACTTCTTATGTTTTGCAAATTTAGAGCATTAAAACCAAATTTGGCATAAATTCTAATCATTTTGCCAATTTATTTTAACCCAAATTCTAAATAAATTTCGGTTAGATATAAAAAAAAAGCTCCTCTAGAAAAGAGAAGCTTTTTCAAATATTTATTATGGGATCAAGCTATTAAAGCGCAGCTACGTGCTTAGCTAAACCAGATTTAAGGTTAGCAGCTTTATTAGCGTGAATAATGTTTTTCTTAGCTAATTTATCTAACATAGATACTACTGAAGGAAATAAAGCCTCAGCTTCAGTTTTATCAGTTAACTCACGTAATTTCTTAATAGCATTACGAGTTGTTTTGTGCTGATACTTATTGATTAAACGCTTAGCTTCGTTACTTCTTATTCTTTTTAATGCTGACTTATGATTTGCCATTTTCTTTTGTATATTATTAAAATATTGTAGCCCGTAGGGGAATCGAACCCCTCTTACCAGGATGAAAACCTGGCGTCCTAGCCGATAGACGAACGGGCCATTATTATTGTTTTTCGAGAGCGCAAATGTAAAACTTATTTCTTACACTCACAACTTCTTTTCAATAAATTAATGTACTTTTTTTTCGAGAAAAATAGTAGCCCGTAGGGGAATCGAACCCCTCTTACCAGGATGAAAACCTGGCGTCCTAGCCGATAGACGAACGGGCCATGGTATCTTAAAAAGCGTAAACATTTTTACTACTTCAAACTTGCGATACTTTTCAAATAACTAGCAATTTTCTCGATTGCGGTTGCAAAATTACACCTTTTTCTGAATGCTGCAATACCTTTTCAAACTTTTTTTAAAAAAATTTCAATTAATATGCTTTTGCAAATAATACCCGACCTTTAGAAGGCTTACCAGAATACACACACACACCTTCTTCTTCTTTCATTTCCAAAGGAATACATCTAATAGTCGCTTTTGTAAGCTCTTTTATCTTTTCTTCGGTCTCATTTGAGCCATCCCAGTGCGCAGAGATAAATCCTGTCTTATTTTCTAAAACATCCTTAAACTCTTCGAATGTTTCCACCTCTGTGATGTGACTATTTCTAAATTCTAACGCTTTATTAAATAAAGTCTCCTGAATCTCTTTTAATAAATCATCAACAGTCGTAGTTAAATCATCTATAGCAACTACAGACTTAGTTAATGTATCACGACGAGCTAACTCCACCGTTCCGTTTTCCAAATCTTTTGGACCAATAGCAATACGTAATGGCACTCCTTGTAATTCGTGCTGTGCAAATTTAGCTCCCGGACGTTGTGTGGTTCTATTATCGAACTTTACAGAAATACCTTTAGCTCTTAAATTACTCATTATAGTATTGGCTACTTCAGTAATCTTATCTAAATCTTCGTCACTTTTATAAATAGGAACAATAACAACCTGGTTAGGCGCCAATGTTGGAGGCAACACCAAACCATTATCATCACTGTGTGTCATAATTAAAGCTCCCATTAAACGCGTAGAAACTCCCCAAGAGGTTGCCCAAACATAATCCTGTTTACCTTCTTTGCTCGCGTACTTCACATCAAAAGCTTTTGCGAAGTTCTGACCTAAGAAGTGAGACGTTCCTGCCTGTAATGCCTTTCCATCCTGCATTAAAGCTTCAATACAATAAGTCTCCTCTGCCCCAGCAAAACGTTCGCTTTCGGTTTTTACCCCTTGAACCACTGGAATAGCCATAAAGTTCTCCACAAACGTTGCATAAACATTATTCATAGTTTTTGCTTCCGTTAATGCTTCTGCTTTTGTTTCATGCGCTGTATGTCCTTCCTGCCATAAAAACTCTGCCGTACGTAAAAATAAACGCGTACGCATTTCCCAACGCACCACATTAGCCCACTGGTTAATTAATATGGGTAAATCTCTATACGACTGAATCCAGCTTCGATAAGTATTCCAAATAATAGCTTCAGAAGTTGGGCGTACCACTAATTCTTCCTCTAACTTTGCTTCAGGGTCAACTCTCAATTTACCTGGTTTATCAGGGTCGTTTTGTAATCTATAGTGTGTGACTACAGCACACTCTTTTGCAAATCCCTCAGCATTCTTTTCTTCAGCTTCAAACAAACTTTTAGGAACGAACAACGGGAAATAGGCATTTTGATGACCAGTTTCTTTAAACATTCGGTCTAATTCCGCCTGCATTTTTTCCCAAATGGCATATCCGTATGGCTTAATAACCATACATCCTCTAACTGCTGAATTCTCCGCTAAATCAGCCTTTACAACAAGTTCGTTGTACCATTTTGAATAATCTTCTGATCTACTGGTAAGTTTTTTACTCATATTAGTATTTTGGCACAAATATTGTGATTATGTTAAATATAAAAATAGTTCAGCAAAACTAACTATTTTTGTTATGTTCAACAATAAAAATCTAATGATATGCTATTTCACAACTACTTAACCAAGAAAATGCCAATTTTAGCCGTTATAGGCTTGGCAATTGGCTTGTCTTCATGTGGTTCTTATCAATATGTTGGCGCTAATGATGGGATTTACGGAAGCACAGAACAATACGATCGCTACGAGGAAGCTGTTGTTGAAGTGCCTAAGGAAAATTCTAAAAACAATTACTACTCTAATTACTTTAAAAATAAATCTATGGAAGCTGATTATATGGTTTCCAGTGGAGAAATTTTTACCGATATCGATGATTATGAAACATCGGGGTACACTGAAGATGATGCTCAGGCCAATGACTACCAAGGATATGGTGGCTGGGGACAGGAAAACAGCAGTGTAACTATTAACTTCAATACAGGATATGGCTATTGGGGTGACCCATATTGGAACAACTGGGGTTGGAACAATTGGGGCTGGAACTACG includes the following:
- a CDS encoding DUF4293 domain-containing protein — its product is MLQRIQSIYLLAAAGVSAGLIFVFHLWVTNNDVVVYAKDDIKYLAMFVASAALSLVTIFKYKNRKSQFMLGRLNIILNFILLGFFVYQSLNVSGETSVSEKGIGMLLPIISIVFLALANKAIKKDEDLVKSVDRLR
- the rho gene encoding transcription termination factor Rho, which gives rise to MFEISQLNEKKLSDLQEIAKKLNIPKYRSLKKMDLVYQILDHQAADPKAVKAVVDSSETAEPKTNEAPKKEVKKPRQRVQRPKPAPVKNETKTEVEQPTAETSKTESPAPAPTEAKPEAKNDKPAKPNNPQQDRQKEHQHKQQNQKKDNQHKQNQHKNQKNRDNNGNTVDAGNKDNRNRYREPDFEFDAIIESEGVLDIMQDGYGFLRSSDYNYLSSPDDIYVSQSQIRLFGLKKGDTVLGNVRPPKEGEKYFPLIKVNRINGQKPEVVRDRVAFEHLTPLFPKEKFNIAEKQSTISTRIMDLFSPIGKGQRGMIVSQPKTGKTMLLKDVANAIAANHPEVYLMILLIDERPEEVTDMQRNVRGEVISSTFDKEAHEHVKIADIVLEKAKRLVECGHDVVILLDSITRLARAYNTVQPASGKILSGGVDANALHKPKRFFGAARNIENGGSLTIIATALTETGSKMDEVIFEEFKGTGNMELQLDRKIANRRIFPAIDLTSSSTRRDDLLLDEATIQRMWVMRKYLADMNPVEAMEFINDRVKQTRNNEEFLISMNG
- the rpsT gene encoding 30S ribosomal protein S20, which gives rise to MANHKSALKRIRSNEAKRLINKYQHKTTRNAIKKLRELTDKTEAEALFPSVVSMLDKLAKKNIIHANKAANLKSGLAKHVAAL
- the proS gene encoding proline--tRNA ligase, giving the protein MSKKLTSRSEDYSKWYNELVVKADLAENSAVRGCMVIKPYGYAIWEKMQAELDRMFKETGHQNAYFPLFVPKSLFEAEEKNAEGFAKECAVVTHYRLQNDPDKPGKLRVDPEAKLEEELVVRPTSEAIIWNTYRSWIQSYRDLPILINQWANVVRWEMRTRLFLRTAEFLWQEGHTAHETKAEALTEAKTMNNVYATFVENFMAIPVVQGVKTESERFAGAEETYCIEALMQDGKALQAGTSHFLGQNFAKAFDVKYASKEGKQDYVWATSWGVSTRLMGALIMTHSDDNGLVLPPTLAPNQVVIVPIYKSDEDLDKITEVANTIMSNLRAKGISVKFDNRTTQRPGAKFAQHELQGVPLRIAIGPKDLENGTVELARRDTLTKSVVAIDDLTTTVDDLLKEIQETLFNKALEFRNSHITEVETFEEFKDVLENKTGFISAHWDGSNETEEKIKELTKATIRCIPLEMKEEEGVCVYSGKPSKGRVLFAKAY